A portion of the Legionellales bacterium genome contains these proteins:
- a CDS encoding acetyltransferase — protein sequence MNELLIIGAGGHGKVVADTANATQKWDRIAFLDDRYPAIKQLLQFPILDKFEQLEKVIQKYSSIIVAIGDNQRRLSLTNTLRNKGLSIATLIHPSAIIGSEVVIEEGSVIFANSVINASTHIGLACIINSAATVEHDCKLGAGVHISPKACLAGTVTVGDLSWVGMGANIIQNVTIGQSVIIGAGSVVINNIDDYSKVVGNPARLIETHE from the coding sequence ATGAACGAATTATTAATTATTGGCGCTGGTGGACATGGCAAAGTAGTTGCAGATACGGCAAATGCTACGCAAAAATGGGACCGTATTGCATTTTTGGATGATCGCTATCCTGCTATAAAACAACTTCTCCAATTTCCAATCTTGGACAAATTCGAACAATTAGAAAAAGTTATACAAAAATATTCGTCTATCATTGTGGCAATAGGCGATAATCAACGGCGGTTATCCTTAACTAACACCTTGCGCAATAAAGGTTTGTCGATTGCAACACTCATCCATCCATCAGCGATAATCGGCAGTGAGGTGGTGATTGAGGAGGGGAGCGTCATTTTCGCTAATAGTGTGATTAATGCTTCCACTCACATCGGGCTAGCCTGCATTATTAATTCTGCCGCCACTGTAGAACATGATTGCAAACTAGGAGCAGGCGTTCATATTTCACCAAAAGCTTGTTTAGCAGGCACCGTCACTGTTGGCGATCTTAGTTGGGTTGGAATGGGTGCAAACATTATTCAAAATGTTACAATAGGACAATCTGTAATTATCGGGGCTGGAAGCGTTGTGATCAATAACATCGACGACTACAGCAAAGTGGTTGGCAATCCTGCGAGATTAATAGAAACTCATGAATAA
- a CDS encoding sugar transferase: protein MYKEHLMKMIFDLIIASFILVLISPFLLLTTLLIGIKLGHPIFFKQERIGYQGKKFYLYKFRTMKIKQDSAGNDLPDEERLSQFGQFLRKWSLDELPQLINVLKGEISLVGPRPLLVEYLPLYSAEQMRRHEVKPGITGWAQVNGRNALAWEEKFKLDVWYVDNHSFLLDIKILFLTVIRIIKPQHINTEGHVTAPKFKGNQE from the coding sequence GGTTCTTATCAGCCCTTTCCTCTTATTAACCACCTTACTCATTGGAATCAAACTAGGCCATCCCATTTTCTTCAAACAAGAGCGCATCGGCTACCAAGGAAAGAAATTTTACCTATATAAATTCCGTACCATGAAAATTAAACAGGATAGTGCTGGAAATGATTTGCCCGATGAAGAAAGGCTGAGTCAATTCGGTCAATTTTTACGTAAATGGAGTCTCGATGAACTGCCTCAACTAATTAATGTGCTAAAAGGAGAAATAAGTTTAGTAGGGCCGAGACCCTTATTAGTCGAATATCTTCCACTTTATTCTGCAGAACAAATGCGCCGACATGAGGTAAAACCAGGTATTACGGGTTGGGCACAAGTCAATGGTCGCAATGCTCTTGCTTGGGAAGAAAAATTCAAACTGGATGTATGGTATGTGGATAATCATTCTTTTCTACTGGATATTAAAATTCTTTTTTTAACGGTTATTAGAATAATTAAACCGCAACATATCAACACGGAAGGCCATGTCACTGCTCCTAAATTTAAAGGTAACCAAGAATGA
- a CDS encoding DegT/DnrJ/EryC1/StrS aminotransferase family protein, whose translation MNKLVEKNHSENVLPQYQTSSWPFFAEDEIAAANKVLYSGKVNYWTGNECRLFENEFAEFVGAKHAIALANGTLALELALISLDIQAGDEVIVPSRTFIATASAVVARGAIPIVADVDLESQNMTASTIKPLITAKTKAIIVVHLAGWPCDMDEILHLAHSHHLKVIEDCAQAHGAYYKGRHVGTLGDIGAFSFCQDKIITTAGEGGMVVMNNSDYWEKAWAYKDHGKNHKKIQTHATTIGFPWRHDNFGSNYRLTEIQAAIGRKQLEKLASWVKIRNEHAAIFNQAFADLKNVRLTLPPQEYIHAYYKYYLFIRPEKLKATWSRDSILEKITQQNISAFSGICPEIYLENAFIDNKLSPSQRYPNAKLLGETSIMLLVHPTLTHQHISHQAEIIKSILSDAAQT comes from the coding sequence ATGAATAAGTTAGTTGAAAAAAATCATTCTGAAAACGTTCTTCCCCAATATCAAACCAGCAGTTGGCCTTTTTTTGCCGAAGATGAAATTGCAGCGGCCAATAAAGTACTTTATTCTGGCAAAGTCAATTATTGGACGGGCAATGAATGTCGTTTATTTGAAAATGAATTTGCAGAATTTGTGGGCGCAAAACATGCTATTGCACTAGCCAATGGCACACTGGCATTGGAATTAGCCTTAATCAGCCTAGACATCCAAGCCGGTGATGAAGTGATTGTACCTTCAAGAACTTTTATCGCCACTGCGAGTGCAGTGGTTGCCCGGGGTGCAATTCCCATCGTTGCAGATGTCGATCTAGAGTCACAAAATATGACTGCCAGTACCATTAAACCACTCATCACTGCAAAAACTAAAGCGATTATTGTCGTTCATCTTGCTGGCTGGCCTTGTGATATGGATGAAATTTTGCATTTGGCGCATAGTCATCATCTAAAAGTCATCGAAGATTGTGCACAAGCTCATGGCGCATATTATAAAGGCCGACATGTAGGAACACTGGGTGATATTGGAGCATTTTCATTTTGCCAAGATAAAATCATTACCACCGCCGGTGAAGGTGGAATGGTAGTAATGAATAATTCAGATTATTGGGAAAAGGCATGGGCTTATAAAGATCATGGGAAAAATCATAAAAAAATCCAAACTCATGCTACCACCATTGGCTTTCCATGGCGTCATGATAATTTTGGATCAAATTATCGTCTTACTGAAATTCAAGCAGCAATTGGCAGAAAACAATTAGAAAAGTTGGCGAGCTGGGTAAAAATTCGTAATGAACATGCTGCGATATTTAATCAAGCGTTTGCGGATCTTAAAAATGTGAGGTTAACATTACCTCCGCAAGAATATATTCACGCTTATTATAAATATTATTTATTCATTCGTCCCGAAAAATTAAAAGCTACCTGGAGTCGCGATAGTATCTTAGAAAAAATTACCCAACAGAATATTTCAGCCTTTAGTGGGATCTGCCCAGAAATCTATTTGGAAAATGCCTTTATAGATAATAAACTATCACCATCACAACGCTATCCAAATGCAAAATTATTAGGTGAAACTAGCATCATGTTACTCGTCCATCCAACATTGACTCATCAACACATTAGTCATCAAGCCGAGATTATTAAAAGTATTTTAAGTGATGCGGCGCAAACTTAA